From Lysobacter lycopersici:
AAATGCGAGCCGCCCTTGATGTTGTCGTAGAGCCCGGACACGTAGGGCGTGACCGCGAGCAGCGACTGGCTGTATTCGGGCACTTCGACCTTGGCCAGCACGGACAGGAAGCGCGACTCCTGGACCGATACCGCCGGCCACGCCATGCGTTCGCCGGTGGCGCCGATCACGCGGTCGAGCTGCACGCCGATGTTGCGCTTGCCGCCGCTGCCGGCCCGCATCGGCGCGATGTACCAGGGGATGAGCATCTCCGCGCTCCAGCCCTCGGCATCCTCGCTGACCGCGTGCTTCCAGTTGCCGTCCCAGTCGGTGGCGAACTGGTTCTCGTTGGTGATCGTGGTGTCGATGATGCTGTCCGACAGCAGCACGGTGAAGTTGTAGCCGGTGCGCCCGTCGCCATCGAAGTCCACGTAGAGGTTGACGCGATCGGCCTGCGCGCCGACGTCGCGCTGCGCGCTCTGGCGCGTGCGCGGGATGTTCGCCGGCTCGGTCGAATGGAAACCGATCGCGAGGCCTTCGGGCGTGGCGAGGATCCAGCCTTCGGTCGGCTGCGAACCCGGCGCGCGCGTCAGCGGCTGCACCTGGCGGAAATCGGTGACGTGCTGCGCGCCCTGCCATTCGGCCGGATCGATGCGTCCGTCGACGTCGATCGCCCACGCGGGCGCGGACAACAGCGACAGCAGCAATGCGAAGCTGGTTCGTGCGAGGCGCATATGCGGGTTCCCGCGGGACTCCGATCCCGACGGCGCGCACGGTAGCGCGGGCGCAGGCGCTGCCCGACTGGCAGAAGTCATGCAAACCTTCGGCGGCGCGGCAGCCGCGCCGCGGGTCAACGCTTGGGTTGCAGCATCGTCCCTGTGCAGTTCTTGGCGCCGCACTTGCACGCCCAGAGCTTTTTCACCTTCGCGGTATGCGGTTCGTCGAGCACGATGCCATAGTTGTAGGTCAGTTCCTCGCCGGCCTTGATGTCGCGCAGGGCGTGGATGAACACCTTGTCCTTGTGCGACTTGCCCTTGGCGTTTTCCTCGATCTCGGACTCGCAATTGGGCTTGCAGCTGTGGTTGATCCAGCGCGCGACGTTGCCATCGACGTTGGCATCGATCACGTAATCGTCGTTGAGGGTGAACAGGAAGGTGTGGCCGTTCTCGTCCTCGTCGCCGTATTCCTCGTCCACTTCCTCGTGGGTGCGCAGCTTGCCCTTGTAGCGGACAATGCGCTCGCCCTTCTTGATGGCCTCGGTGGCGAAAACTCCGTTGCCGTGGATCGGGGACAACCGCGCTTCGATCTTCTTCGCCTTCGCCATCGTGCTTGCCTGCGGGAATGAACGGCCATTGTCGCCGATGCGGGAGGCCCGCGTCACCGCGGTGTCCGGTCCACGCGCCACCTTCCGTTAACTGGCCCATCCTCCATCCGCGACACGACCATGCGCCACCAATTCCTCCACCCCGCCCTGCTTGCCACGGGCCTCGCCCTCGCCGGCTGTTCCGCCACGACCGCTTCGCCGGAAACCCCTCCGCCCGTCGACGCCGGCGACGCCGAACTCGTCGCCCGCGGCGAATACCTCGTGAGGATCGCGGGCTGCAACGACTGCCACACGCCCGGCTATGCCGAGAAGGGCGGCGACATTCCGAAACAGGCCTGGCTGACGGGTTCGCCGCTCGGTTACAACGGCCCCTGGGGCACGACCTATGCCGCCAACCTGCGACTCAAGCTCGCGGACATGGACGAAGCGACATGGCTGAAGTATTCGGCCGAACTCCGCACGCGGCCGATCATGCCGGACTACAACGTCCGCGCCATGAACGAAGGCGACCGCCGGGCCCTGTACCGCTTCATCCGCTCGCTCGGCCCGGCCGGCGGCAAGGCCCCGGATTACTTGCCGCCGGGCCAGCAACCTCCGCTGCCCTACTTCCAGCTCGCGCTTCCGCCCGAGCCGATGCAGGGAACCGCCGCAACCGCCGCGGATTGAACGAGGCGCGGTGGATTCCGCGCCGCGATCCCGCATCCCGAACGAACGAGGGCGCCGCGAACGGCGCCCTCGCTTTGCATCATCGCTTGCGCTGCGTTCGATTACTGGCCGTTGTCCGGCTTGCTGGGGCAATCGACGGTCGCGCCGGCGGAGTTGGTGCAGGTACCGGTATGGGTCACCTTGCCATCGCTCCAACTGGTGGAACCCTCGTAGGTGCCGCCGTTCTTGTTGGTCGCGCTGGTATCGCGGCTGCCGGTGACGTTGCCGTCGGCATCGCGGGTGAAGCCGCCGCTGGTCTCCATGGTACCGCCATTGGCATTGGTCGCGGAACCGCTGGCCTGGTGGGTGAGGCTGCCGTCGGCATTGCGCGTGATGCTGCCCTGGCGTTCGGCGGTGCCGCCGTTCGCGCCGGTGACGCTGCCGCTGCGGGTCATGCTCGCGTTGCCTTCGCCGTCGCGTTGCCAGTCGCGCTGGCGTTCGCCCTGGAAGCGCGCGTTGTCGCGGTGGACCGACACGCTGCCCTGGTGCGCGCTGTGCTGCACGCTGCGGGAGCGTTCGCGGGCGCCGGCATCGAGGCTGGCGATCGTGCCGCAGGCGAGCAGGATCGCGGCGATCAGCACCGTGTTCTTGGTCTTGGTGTTCTGCATGGCTGTTCCTCGGAAGTGGGACTGGACGCCGCCGGGGGAAGGGGGAGCGGCGACGCGTCCACTTTGCGCTGCGCCGATGTATGCGAGATGTACGCGACACGCCGCGCATGCCAGCAGATGCGTCTGGCCACGGCACCGGAAACAACTGCTTACAAATCGCGGCCGAGGCCCATTTCCCGGGATTTGCGCAAACACCGCGGCGACCGCGATAGTGGCTGAATGGCCACCGATGCCCCACCGCCCATGCTGCTGCTGGTCGACGATGACCTGCGCCTGCGCGAATTGCTGCAGCGTTACCTGGAATCGCAGGGCTTCGCGGTGAAGGGCGTCGGCGACGGCGCGCAGATGCAACAGGCGCTCGATCGCGGGCACTTCGACCTGATCGTGCTGGACCTGATGCTGCCCGGCGAAAGCGGGCTGGACATCTGCCGTCGCCTGCGCGGCCAGGGCGACGCGACGCCGGTGGTGATGCTCACCGCCAAGGGCGACGAGATCGACCGCATCGTCGGGCTGGAGATCGGCGCCGACGACTACCTGCCCAAGCCGGTCAATCCGCGCGAACTGCTGGCGCGCATCCGCGCGATCCTGCGCCGCAGCGCGCCGCCGGCGCCGGGCGCGCCACTCGCGGATGGCGGGGAAGTACGTTTCGGGCCGTTCCTGCTCGACCTCGGCCGGCGCGAATTGAGCCGCGACGGCGAACCGCTGCGGATCACCGGCGGCGAATTCGCGATCCTGTCGGTGCTGTTGCGCCATCCGCGCCAGCCGCTGAGCCGCGACCGCCTGATGAGCCTGGCGCGCGGCCGCGGGCACGAAGCGATGGAACGCAGCATCGATGTCGCCATCGCGCGCCTGCGCAAGCTGCTGGAAGACGACCCGAAGCTGCCGCGCATGCTGCAGACGGTATGGGGCGTCGGCTATGTCTACGTCCCGCCGGAGGAAGACGCATGAATCGTCCCGTGCGCGGCGTGTTCGCGCAACTCGTGCTGGTGATCGCGCTGGTGCTGGTCGGCACCATCGTGCTCGCGGTGTTGCTCGGCCGCGAACTCACCAGCCGACCGCCGACCGTGCAACTGCTGCACAGCATCGACGCGTTCGCCGAATCGGTGGAAGCGCTCGACCGCGACCAGCCGGCCGCGCGCACGCTGGAATTGCTGCGCAGCAACGGCCTCGAGGTCCGCACCGATCCACCCGTCGCCGATTCGGACCAGCTCTCGCCCTGGTTCTCGCTGATCGAAAGCCGGGCGCGCAACGTGCTCGGCGACCGCGAGGTGGTGGCCGGGCGCAGCGCGCGCGGCGACGTGCTGTGGCTGAAGCTCGACACCACGCAACCGTTGTGGGTGGCCTTTGCCCAGGGCGCGCGCGTGGGCGCGCGGCAATTCTCGGTGCTGCTGCTGGCCGGATGCGCGCTGCTGGTGTGGCTGGCGGCGGCGTATTTCGCCCGGCGCCTGGCCCTGCCGCTGCGGGAACTGGCCGCCGCCGCGCCTGCGCTGATGCGCGGCGAGGACGTCGGCCTCGGCGGCGCGGGCGCGCCGCGCGAAGTGCGCGAATTGCAGTCGGTGCTGCTGCGCGCCAGCAGCGAAGTACGCGAAGCCGCCAGCGAGAGGGTGCTCATGCTCGCGGGGATTTCGCACGACCTGCGCACGCCGCTGACGCGGGTGCAGTATGCGCTGGCACTGTTGCCGGGCACCGATCCCGACCTGCTCGAAGGCATGGAACGCGACATCGGCGAGATCGACGCGATCCTGTCGCAGTTCATCGCTTATGCGCGCGATGGCCGCGACGAGGCGATCGAGACCGTCGACCTCGCGGAAACCTGCCGCAACGCGCTCGCCGCCGCCGCGTTCGATTGGGAAATCGAACTCGCGCCGCAGGCGCCGGTGCGCGGCCGGCCGATGGCGCTGCTGCGCGCGATCGAGAACCTGGTCGGCAATGCCGAACGCCACGGCGAGCCGATCTTCGCGCTGTCGCTGCAACGCGGCGGCGATGCCTGGCGGATCGAAATCGCGGACCAGGGTCCGGGCCTGTCCGCCGATGCCGCCAGGCGCGCACGCCAGCCGTTCGTGCACGACGACAGCGCGGGCGGTACCGGCCTCGGCCTCGCCATCGTCGAACGCATCGCGCGCCAGCACCACGGCGAACTGCAACTGCATGCGAACACGCCGCGCGGCCTGCGCGCGGTGCTGCTGCTGCGCGACGCCTGACTCGCCTCAGCCGCCGAGGAACCAGCGCACCGCGAACAGCCCGAACAGCGCCCACGCGAACGGCTTCAATCCGCGCCACATGCGCCAGGCGATGAACAGCGCGCCGATCGCCAGCAGCCAGCGCACTACCTGCGGGCGTCCCGCTTCGGCCGGCAGCGCCGCGGCGCGTTCGACCAGCTGGCTGGCGGCGGTGTGCAGCGAGGTTTCGAACGGGCTGCGGGTCTGGGTGTTCATCGCTGATTCCTGATCCGGAAGGGACGAAGGCGATTCTCCGCAGCAGGGCTGCGCCCGCCATTCGCAGCCATCAGCCATCGCGGGTGATGGCTGTCATGCGCTGCCGGCCGCGGCCGCGAACCGGTGGATTTGAGCGGCCCCGGCCGAAAGCGTACAATTTCGGTACGGTTTCGAGGCCCACGCCATGCTTCGCGTCACCAAGCTCACCGACTACGCCACCCTGGTCCTGACCGTGCTCGCCGCGCGGCCCGGCGAAGTGCTGAGCGCCGCCGGACTTGCCGAACAGGCGGGGCTGGAAGCGCCGACCGTGGCCAAGGTGCTGAAGCCGCTGGCCCAGGCCGGGCTGGTCGAGGCCTTCCGCGGCGCGAGCGGCGGCTATCGCCTCGCCCGCCCCGCCGCGCGCATCACCCTGGTCGACATCGTCGAGGCGCTGGAAGGCCCGCTCGGCATGACCGAATGCAGCGTGCATGCCGGCGCCTGCGGCATCGAGAGCTCCTGCGGCGTGCGCGCCAACTGGCGCCGCATCAACGATGTGGTCGCCGATGCGCTGCGCAAGGTCACGCTGGCGGAAATGCTCGCCCCGCCCGCGCGCATGTCGCGCACGATTCCCGCCACGTTGGCGACGGCCTGAGGAACGCGATCATGTCCGTCGAAACCACCGTCGAAAAGAATGCTGAAATCCTCGAACAGCTCGGTCGTCGCTACGACGCCGGCTTCGTCACCGACATCGAATCCGATTCGCTGCCGCCCGGATTGAACGAAGACATCGTCCGCGCGCTGTCCGCGAAGAAGGACGAACCGGAATGGATGACCGAATGGCGGCTCGCGGCCTATCGCCACTGGCTGACCATGCCGGTGCCGCACTGGGCCAAATTGAACATCGGGCCCATCGATTTCCAGGCGATCAGCTACTACTCCGCGCCCAAGGGCCCGAAGTACGCCTCGCTGGACGAAGTCCCGCAGGAACTGCTCGACACCTACGACAAGCTCGGCGTGCCGCTGCACGAACGCGCCAAGCTCGCCGGCGTCGCGGTGGACGCGGTGTTCGATTCGGTTTCGGTCAGCACCACGTTCCGCAAGGAGCTGGCCGAGAAAGGCGTGATCTTCTGCTCGATGAGCGAGGCGATCCGCGAACATCCGGACCTCGTGCGCAAATACCTCGGCAGCGTGGTGCCGACCGGCGACAACTATTTCGCCGCGCTGAACTCGGCGGTGTTCTCCGATGGCAGCTTCGTGTTCATTCCGCGCGGCGTGCGCTGCCCGATGGAGCTGAGCACCTATTTCCGCATCAATGCGATGAACACCGGCCAGTTCGAACGCACCCTGATCGTGGCCGAGGAAGGCAGCCACGTCAGCTACCTCGAGGGTTGCACCGCGCCGATGCGCGACGACAACCAACTGCATGCCGCGGTGGTGGAACTGGTCGCGCTGGACGATGCCGAGATCAAGTATTCGACCGTGCAGAACTGGTATCCCGGCGACGAGAACGGCGTCGGCGGCATCTACAACTTCGTGACCAAGCGCGCCGAATGCCGCGGCGCGCGCAGTAAGGTGACATGGACGCAGGTGGAAACCGGTTCCGCGATCACCTGGAAATACCCGAGCTGCGTGCTGCTCGGCGACGACAGCGTCGGCGAATTCCACAGCGTCGCGCTCACGCACCATCGCCAGCAGGCCGACACCGGCACCAAGATGATCCACGTCGGCAAGCGCACGAAATCCAAGATCGTGAGCAAGGGCATCAGCGCCGGCCGCGGACAGAATTCTTATCGCGGGCTGGTGAAGGTGGAACGCAGCGCCGAAGGCGCGCGCAACCACACCCAGTGCGATTCGCTGCTGATCGGCAAGCAGTGCGGCGCGCACACCTTCCCCTACATCGAGGTCAAGCGCCCCGACGCGACAGTGGAGCACGAGGCGACGACGTCGAAGATCAGCGACGACCAGTTGTTCTACTGCCGTTCGCGCGGGATCAGCGAGGAAGACGCGGTCAGCCTGATCGTCGACGGTTTCTGCAAGCAGGTGTTCCGCGAGCTACCGATGGAATTCGCGGTGGAAGCGAAGAAGTTGCTGGAAGTTTCGCTGGAAGGTGCGGTTGGCTGATTTTGATTTTGTAGGAGCGGCTTTAGCCGCGAGCTTTTCTTGCACGCTGCGAACATGTCGCGGCTAAAGCCGCTCCTACAGGGGCGGAATGGAACGGAATGAACATGCTGAAAATCGAAAACCTCCACGCCCGCGTCGCCGGCCGCGAAATCCTCAAGGGCCTGTCGCTCGAGGTGAAGCCCGGCGAAGTGCACGCGATCATGGGCCCGAACGGCGCCGGCAAGTCCACGCTCGGCAACATCCTCGCCGGCCGCGACGGCTACGAAGTGACCGAAGGTTCCGTCGAATTCGACGGCAAGCCGCTGCTCGAACTCGAACCCGAGGAACGCGCGGCCGCCGGCATGTTCCTCGCGTTCCAGTACCCGGTGGAAATCCCGGGCGTGAACAACACCTATTTCCTGCGCAGCGCGCTCAACGCGCAACGCAAGGCGCGCGGCGAGCCGGAGCTGGATTCCATGCAGTTCCTCAAGCTGGTGCGCGAGAAGATCAAGGTGCTGCACCTGCCCGACACCCTGCTCAACCGCGGCGTGAACGAAGGCTTTTCCGGTGGCGAGAAGAAGCGCAACGAGATCTTCCAGCTCGCGGTGCTGGAACCGAAGCTGGCGATCCTCGACGAAACCGACAGCGGCCTCGACATCGACGCGCTGAAATCCGTCGCCGACGGCGTGAACGCGCTGCGTTCGACGGATCGCGCGTTCCTCGTCATCACCCACTACCAGCGCCTGCTCGATTACATCAAGCCGGACGTGGTGCACGTGCTCGCCGACGGCCGCATCGTCGAAACCGGCGGCCCGGAGCTCGCGCTGGAACTGGAAGCGCATGGCTACGCATGGGTGAAGGATCGCGTCGCGCCCGAGGCGACGGCCTGACATGAGAGCGTTGCTGGACGAACTCGGCCTGCGCGAAAACCAGGCCAGCCGCGAATCCTGGCGCTATAGTCGGACCGCGATTCGCGCCCTGTCGCAACAGGATTTCGTGATCGCTGATGGCACCGCGGCCGTACCAGACGCGTTGCGCGAACGCTACGAACTCGCGGAAACGAACGGTCGCCGGATCGTGTTCGTCAACGGCGCGTTTTCCGCCGAGCATTCCGATTTCGCCGGCGACGATGTCGAAGTCGCGCATGCAGGCGGCACGACGACACTGACGGGCTGGAACGGCGACGTGGATCCGATTCATCTCGTGTACCTGTCGATTCCCGGGTTCGCGCCGAGCCAGTGGGCGCACGAACTCGCGATCGATCTGCGCGGGCCGGCCAGCATCTTCGAGCAACATCTCGGCGAATCCGGCGCGAATGTGCTTGGCGTCCTGCGCGTGAACCTCGACATCGCCCGCTACACGCCCATTCGCACGGTCACACTGTGCGAACTGCCGGATTCGGCGTCGCTGATCCGCCGCGTGCAATCGAATCTCCCGGAGGATGTCGACTTTGACGCTACCTTCGCCCTGTTCGGCGGCCGCCTGCAGCGCCACGAAATCGCCGTCGGTCTGGCGGAACGCGTCGCCACCCACGCGTCGCGCGGCGTGTTCGTGCTTGGCGCACGCGAGCACGTCGATGTACGGCTCGACGTGAGTCATTCCGCGCCAGACACGGGCTGCGACCTCGTGTGGCGTGGCATCGCCGGCGGCCGTGCGCGCGGCATCTTGCACGGCGGCATCACCATTGACGAAGGCGCCGACGGCAGCGAGGCTACGTTGTCGAACAAGAACCTGCTGCTGTCCGAGAACGCGGAAATCGACACCCAGCCGGTGCTGGAAATCCACGCCGACGAAGTGAAAGCCGCGCACGGCGCCACCGTCGGCCAGCTCGACCCGACCGCGCTGTTCTACCTGCGTTCGCGCGGGATTCCCGAAACCGATGCGCGCCGCCTGCTGACTGCCGCGTTCTGTCGCGAAATCGTTGCCGGCGTCGATGACGAAACGCTGCGGGCCGCACTCGATGCGGCGCTGGATCGCGCGCTGGCGAGGATCGCGGCGTGAGCATCGACTGGAGCGCAGTCCGCGCCGACTTCCCGTTGCTCCGGCGCGAAGTGCACGGCAAGCCGCTGGTCTACCTCGATTCGGCGAACACCGGGCAGAAGCCGGCCTCGGTGATCGAGACCGTCGATGATTTCTATCGCCGCCACAACGCCAACGTCAGCCGCGCGGTGCACGCGCTGGGCAGCGAGGCGACCGAAGCCTACGAGGCCGCGCGCGGCAAGCTCGCCGCCTTCGCCAACGTGCGCGCGGACGACATCGTGCTGTGCAGCGGCACCACGTTCGCGATCAACCTGGCCGCGTACTCGTGGGCGTTGCCGCGGCTCAAGCCCGGCGATTCCATCCTGCTCACGCGCATGGAGCACCACGCCAACATCGTGCCGTGGCAGCTGGTCGCCGAACGCACCGGCGCGAAGATCAAGGTCGCGGAGATCAACGAAGACGGCACGCTCGATCTCGTCGCGCTGCATGCGGCAATGACGCCGGACGTGAAAGTCCTCGGCGTGGCGCATGTGTCCAACGTGCTCGGCACCATCAACCCGGTGCGCGAGATCTGCCGCGAGGCGCGCCGTCGCGGCATCGCCACCGTCGTCGACGGCTCGCAGGCGATGCCGCACATGCCGGTGGACATCGCCGCCATCGGCTGCGATTTCTATGCCTTCACCGGGCACAAGATGTGCGGCCCGACCGGCGCCGGCGCGTTGTGGGCGCGGCGCGAACACCTCGAAGCTATGCCGCCCTTCCTCGGCGGTGGCGAGATGATCAAGGAAGTGCGTTTCGACGGGACGGTGTTCAACGACCCGCCGCACAAGTTCGAGGCCGGCACGCCGAACATCGCCGGACAGATCG
This genomic window contains:
- a CDS encoding ATP-binding protein — encoded protein: MNRPVRGVFAQLVLVIALVLVGTIVLAVLLGRELTSRPPTVQLLHSIDAFAESVEALDRDQPAARTLELLRSNGLEVRTDPPVADSDQLSPWFSLIESRARNVLGDREVVAGRSARGDVLWLKLDTTQPLWVAFAQGARVGARQFSVLLLAGCALLVWLAAAYFARRLALPLRELAAAAPALMRGEDVGLGGAGAPREVRELQSVLLRASSEVREAASERVLMLAGISHDLRTPLTRVQYALALLPGTDPDLLEGMERDIGEIDAILSQFIAYARDGRDEAIETVDLAETCRNALAAAAFDWEIELAPQAPVRGRPMALLRAIENLVGNAERHGEPIFALSLQRGGDAWRIEIADQGPGLSADAARRARQPFVHDDSAGGTGLGLAIVERIARQHHGELQLHANTPRGLRAVLLLRDA
- the ompR gene encoding osmolarity response regulator transcription factor OmpR yields the protein MATDAPPPMLLLVDDDLRLRELLQRYLESQGFAVKGVGDGAQMQQALDRGHFDLIVLDLMLPGESGLDICRRLRGQGDATPVVMLTAKGDEIDRIVGLEIGADDYLPKPVNPRELLARIRAILRRSAPPAPGAPLADGGEVRFGPFLLDLGRRELSRDGEPLRITGGEFAILSVLLRHPRQPLSRDRLMSLARGRGHEAMERSIDVAIARLRKLLEDDPKLPRMLQTVWGVGYVYVPPEEDA
- a CDS encoding SUF system Fe-S cluster assembly regulator translates to MLRVTKLTDYATLVLTVLAARPGEVLSAAGLAEQAGLEAPTVAKVLKPLAQAGLVEAFRGASGGYRLARPAARITLVDIVEALEGPLGMTECSVHAGACGIESSCGVRANWRRINDVVADALRKVTLAEMLAPPARMSRTIPATLATA
- a CDS encoding SET domain-containing protein — encoded protein: MAKAKKIEARLSPIHGNGVFATEAIKKGERIVRYKGKLRTHEEVDEEYGDEDENGHTFLFTLNDDYVIDANVDGNVARWINHSCKPNCESEIEENAKGKSHKDKVFIHALRDIKAGEELTYNYGIVLDEPHTAKVKKLWACKCGAKNCTGTMLQPKR
- the sufC gene encoding Fe-S cluster assembly ATPase SufC, translated to MLKIENLHARVAGREILKGLSLEVKPGEVHAIMGPNGAGKSTLGNILAGRDGYEVTEGSVEFDGKPLLELEPEERAAAGMFLAFQYPVEIPGVNNTYFLRSALNAQRKARGEPELDSMQFLKLVREKIKVLHLPDTLLNRGVNEGFSGGEKKRNEIFQLAVLEPKLAILDETDSGLDIDALKSVADGVNALRSTDRAFLVITHYQRLLDYIKPDVVHVLADGRIVETGGPELALELEAHGYAWVKDRVAPEATA
- a CDS encoding c-type cytochrome yields the protein MRHQFLHPALLATGLALAGCSATTASPETPPPVDAGDAELVARGEYLVRIAGCNDCHTPGYAEKGGDIPKQAWLTGSPLGYNGPWGTTYAANLRLKLADMDEATWLKYSAELRTRPIMPDYNVRAMNEGDRRALYRFIRSLGPAGGKAPDYLPPGQQPPLPYFQLALPPEPMQGTAATAAD
- a CDS encoding cysteine desulfurase: MSIDWSAVRADFPLLRREVHGKPLVYLDSANTGQKPASVIETVDDFYRRHNANVSRAVHALGSEATEAYEAARGKLAAFANVRADDIVLCSGTTFAINLAAYSWALPRLKPGDSILLTRMEHHANIVPWQLVAERTGAKIKVAEINEDGTLDLVALHAAMTPDVKVLGVAHVSNVLGTINPVREICREARRRGIATVVDGSQAMPHMPVDIAAIGCDFYAFTGHKMCGPTGAGALWARREHLEAMPPFLGGGEMIKEVRFDGTVFNDPPHKFEAGTPNIAGQIGLGAATDYLAAIGMANIATREGELLAHATEDLSKIDGLRIIGTAPDKAAVISFLVEGAHAHDLATLLDLEGVAVRSGHHCAHPLMQFYGVPATCRASFAFYNTHEEVEAFVVALQKVRRLLG
- the sufB gene encoding Fe-S cluster assembly protein SufB, with the translated sequence MSVETTVEKNAEILEQLGRRYDAGFVTDIESDSLPPGLNEDIVRALSAKKDEPEWMTEWRLAAYRHWLTMPVPHWAKLNIGPIDFQAISYYSAPKGPKYASLDEVPQELLDTYDKLGVPLHERAKLAGVAVDAVFDSVSVSTTFRKELAEKGVIFCSMSEAIREHPDLVRKYLGSVVPTGDNYFAALNSAVFSDGSFVFIPRGVRCPMELSTYFRINAMNTGQFERTLIVAEEGSHVSYLEGCTAPMRDDNQLHAAVVELVALDDAEIKYSTVQNWYPGDENGVGGIYNFVTKRAECRGARSKVTWTQVETGSAITWKYPSCVLLGDDSVGEFHSVALTHHRQQADTGTKMIHVGKRTKSKIVSKGISAGRGQNSYRGLVKVERSAEGARNHTQCDSLLIGKQCGAHTFPYIEVKRPDATVEHEATTSKISDDQLFYCRSRGISEEDAVSLIVDGFCKQVFRELPMEFAVEAKKLLEVSLEGAVG
- a CDS encoding SufD family Fe-S cluster assembly protein, with protein sequence MRALLDELGLRENQASRESWRYSRTAIRALSQQDFVIADGTAAVPDALRERYELAETNGRRIVFVNGAFSAEHSDFAGDDVEVAHAGGTTTLTGWNGDVDPIHLVYLSIPGFAPSQWAHELAIDLRGPASIFEQHLGESGANVLGVLRVNLDIARYTPIRTVTLCELPDSASLIRRVQSNLPEDVDFDATFALFGGRLQRHEIAVGLAERVATHASRGVFVLGAREHVDVRLDVSHSAPDTGCDLVWRGIAGGRARGILHGGITIDEGADGSEATLSNKNLLLSENAEIDTQPVLEIHADEVKAAHGATVGQLDPTALFYLRSRGIPETDARRLLTAAFCREIVAGVDDETLRAALDAALDRALARIAA